The bacterium genome contains the following window.
CGGCGGGGAGGGGCATGATGTCCGCGAGCGTCAACGGCTTGTCCACCCAGTCTCCGCACGCTCCCGTGTGCAGGTTGCGTCGCACGCACACCACGCGCCAGCACGTCTCGCACGTCCGCTGCGGCGGGGGCTGCACCATGTGCGGCACGTCTCGCGGCACCGTCGTTGTGTAGTGCTCACCGTGGCAGTCGGAGCACGGCGCCGGGTCGATGCGCGACTTGTCCCAGTAGCAGCCCGCGCACGGGGAAGGCTTCGGGGGCTGCTCAACCTCCTGGTCGCGCGGGTCGGGGTGCGGCGGAGCGAGAGAAGCTTCCATAGCCGCCAGTTTCTCGACTACGATTACCACACTTTGCAGCAGCGCGTTCTCGCTGGACAGGCCGGTAGCCAGGTTGAGTAATCGCATTGCTTCACGCCACTGATACTCCCGATCAGTGAACCCGGGGCCTTGGCTATCGAGCCCCACTGCCTCGACGGCGGAAGGGGGTTGCGAAGGCGCATTCCCATACTGCTTCTCAGGGGCGGGGAGGGGCTTGAATTGCGTGCAGCCGTCGAACGTGAGCACCTTGCACTTCGATGGATCGAAGGCGGCGCACCGACTCTCGCACGTCCGCTGCGCCGCTGGCTCGCACGCATCGGCCAGCTTGCGAAACGCGCTCGCGGTGCCCTTCCAGTCGGTGCCGTCGTCGGTGGGTGAGGGCTGCACAGTGGCAGGGTCGGCAGCGGGGGAGGCGGCATGCATCGGACACGACGCCTTGCTACACCCGTTGCAACCGGCACACTTCCGCGCCGCCTCGACCACCGCGCGCATGGCGTCGCGTTCCTTCTCTACCTCGGTCCTGCGACGAGCTTGATACTGCGCCGTTTCGATCCACTGGGCGCGTCCCCGGTCTGCTTCGATGCGCTCTTTCTCGGCTTTGCACTGCGCCGACACTGCGACAGTGAGCCTTGTGCACGTCTCGCGAAGTTCCGCCTTGTACTCATCCCGCTCCTTCTCGGCCTTGCGCTGGGAGGCGAGGGCGGCGTCACGCTCCGACTTCACGCCTCCGACCTCGATGCGAAGGTAGGCGATCAGATCCTCCGCATCCCTCACCCGTGCCTGCGCGGCGTCGCGCTCTGCAATGGCGGCGTTGTACTGCACGAGCCCAGGAACGGTCTCCTGCGCAGGGGCGGAGGCACAAGACGGGCAGAGAGAGGGAGGGGGCGTCTGTAGGTATACTGGTTTGAACGTCACGGGGTCGTGCGGGTTGTCGTTGTCTCGGTACAGAGTGGCCTGCATGTCGTGCCTATAGTCCGACGATGGCATCCACAGCGGCTGTCCGTTACTGCTACTGATGGCAACCCACCCGACCGGCTCCCCCTGCGGCGGCGCGGGGACGACTTCGGCGAGACGGCTCTTCAAATCCGCCAAGGCGTTGTCGCGAACGGTGCTCACGCGCGCCTCGGAGACGCTGCGCAGAACATACCCGGCCACCTCAAGATCCTTCGGCTCAGCCCGCACATACAGCGATGCGTCCAAAGGACCGCAATCGTCTGCGCCCACCGGAGCCTTGTACAGCCGCATCTTCTGCGGCTCTAGCCATTCAACGGTCTCGATGACATCGCGGATTTTCATGCACACCCCCCGCCGACCGCCTTGCGGTTCTCTTCCTTCTTGAACTTGTACGCGACCCGCGTCTCCTTCGGATAGAACCACGCGCGCAGCTTCACCTTCCCCTTCGTCAGATACTGGATCGCCAGCCTGTACGTCGTGTCCGGGCGGTTCTCTCCGCTGAGCCACCTGTACACGGTCGGCTGCTTGACACCCAGCGTTTCCGCCAGCCACTTCTGACTGCGCCCGAACTTGCGCCCCGACACCAGCCAGTCCCTGAGCATTCTTCCTGCGGAAGGTAGTTCCATGCGGCCAATATACGCGCCCGTATGAAAAAGTCAACGCATCCGTATTGACTTCCGCTGGACAGATGGATACTCTCAAGCCGCATGGGACTTTCGCTCGCACAGCTCAAGATGCGCCGCTCTGGCATCACGGCAACGGACATCTCCGCCATCCTTGGTGAGAACCCCTGGCACAAGCCCATCGACGTGTGGATGGACAAAATGGGCTACACGCCGCTGGAGAAGCCGGGCGGCGAGCGCGCGGACATGGGCAACGCCTTCGAGTCCGCGGTCGCGCAGTATTACAAGAGGACGCAGTGCCCGACCGGCAAGCACTGGCGCATCTACAAGCCCACGGTCACCATCCGCAGCAAGCAGTGCGAGTGGGCCCTGGCGACCCCGGACAGGTACGTGTTCGAGAACGATGCGGGCGTGTCCTTCATCAGCGCCAGTGGCTTGGATGCCATGAGCGGAAAGGCGCACCATCTTCTTGAGGTGAAGCTCGTCGGTCCGAGAGCCATGGACAAGTGGCTCTTGCGTAATGACGAGCCCGAGGTCGAATGTGACGCGGACCGCCTGCCGACGTACGTCTACTGTCAGGTGCAGTGGCAGATGTTCGTGACGGAGCACTACAAGCGGTGCGACGTTGCTGCGCAGCTTGGGGGCACCAGCTTCCGGGTCTTCAATATCGACAGGGACGACGCGTTCCTGGATCATGCCGTCAAGACAGCGGAACGCTTCTGGGCCCGCAACGTGGTGGGCAAGGCCACCCCCGAGCCTGACGGCAGCGAGTCGTACAAGGGCTTCCTGAACCAAACCTTCCCGGATGCGAAGGTCGTCGATCTCGTGCCCGCTCCAGCAGAAGCGGAGCAGATCGCACGCAGCTACAAGGACGCTTGCGCTCTGAAGGCCGAAGCCGATGAAGATCGTGAGACGTGCTCGCAGCAGCTCAAGACGATCATCGGCAGCGGCGCGGGCATCGAGGGGTCGTGGGGCAAGGCGACGTGGCTTACCTCGCGCGGGCAGGTGGACTACAAGAAGCTCTGCGAAGCGCTCAAGGTGCCGCAGGGGACGATCGAGAAGTACAGGGGCACGAACCGGGTTCTTCGCGTCACGATGAAGGGTGAGAAGTAGGAGGAAACATGTTGGGGAACGTCTTGATCTGTGATGTGGAAACGACTGGGTTGGACCCGGACTCGGACTTTGTGATCGAAATCGCCGCGGTCGGCTACAACGTGCCAAACCATAGTGTCGTCGAAGCATTCTCGTGCGTCGTCAGCTCTACCGACGACAACAAGGCCGAGGCGATCAACCATATTCCATCGGCCATCTTGTCGCTCTCCAGTAAGTGGCCAACGGATGTCTGGAACATCGCCAACGCCATGAGCATAGGGTGCGACGCTGTCCTCGCCCACAACGCGTCGTTCGATTACCAGTGGGTGGAGAAGACCGTAGCGGAGAGGCTGTACAATCTCCCCTGGATCGACACCTGCGACGGGATCACGTGGCCCAAGCAGGCCAAGCCCGGCTCCTCGTTGATCTCGCTCGCCCTGGAGCATGGTCTCGCCGTCGTCGATCCTCATCGCGCGCTCTCGGACTGTCTGCTGCTAGCCCGTCTGCTCACGCGTTGTGCCGAACTCGGCCACGACGTTCAGGCAATGCTCGCCAGGGGGCTGCGCCCACAGACGCTCGTGCAGGCGCTGGTGTCCTTCGAGGAGAGAGACAAGGCGAAGGAACTTGGCTTTCACTGGGACAGCGCCAACAAGCGATGGATCCGCCGCATGCCCCTTGAGGATTGCGCCGCCCTGCCATTCTCGGTACGACCAGTCTGAGGAGACTACCATGCCGAAGGTTGATACGATCGTCACCAAGTTCACCCAGGAAGAGCTTGCCACTGCGCTGTGCCGCGCCCATCTCGCCTACTTCGGCGAGACGCCCGCGGATCCGTGCCTTGCCTGCGCATGGGCGCACAACGTGCTGGAGTGCGGCAGGGACGCCCACGGCGTGATCTCCAGCTGCCGGTGTTTCAACCTGGGCAACATCACCATCGCTGCGAAGGACTACGAGTCCGTCCCCTACTGGCAGATCGTCTGCTCCGAGCAGCAGCGCAACGGCGATGGGTCGCTCAACGGCAAGTGGGTCAGCACCGTGATGCGCTTTGCAGCGTTCGACTCGCTGCTGGACGGGGCGATCTTCTACTGGGCGCTTCTTGCGCGTCGGCCTCGCAGCCTTGCGGCAATGCGGACCGGCGACGGCTACAAGTTCGGCCTAGCCCTTGGGGCCGATCACTACATGACCGCCAACCCTGAGCCATACGCTAGGTCGCTCGCGTCTCTTGCGCGAGAAGGCGCAGCACTCGTACAGGGCTTGGCAATCCAGGACACCTCTGGTGACGCAGATCGCGCCGGGCAGCTGATGAACATGATCGCGCTGACTCTGGACGAGTCGGTGCGCGACTTCTTGAATCCACCAAAGGACGAAGGGGAATCTAATACATGACCAACGGAAACGTAGAACAGAAGGACTCCGCCATCACGCTCCTGCGCAAGGACGTGGAATCCCAGATCGAGAGGGCGCGGGCGCTCATCGAGCCTGCGCTGCCGAAGTCGTGTGACTTCAAGCAGCTCGTTGCCAAGACGCTGGTGGCCATTCAGAGCACGCCCAGCCTCGCGGACACCAACGCCGTCTCGATCTTCTGGTGCTTCGTGCACGCCGCTGAGCTGGGGCTGTCGCTCGACGTGTCGAGTCAGGAGGCCCACATCATCCCGTTCGAGGACAAGAAGCACGGACGCGGCAAGCGGGCCAAACTCATCACCGGCTACCGCGGCCTCGTCAAGCTCGCCTTGCAGCATCCGAAGGTGCTCAGTGTCCACGCCAGGGCGGTCTGCGAGAAGGACAAGTTCGAGTACGACGAGGGGTCCACTCCGTTCGTTGTGCACAAGAGGTTCCTGGGAAGCGATCATCCCGGTGAGGTGATCGCCGCGTATGCGGTCATCAGCCTCCAGAACGGCGGTAGGATCGTCGGTGTCATGTCCAGGTTCGACGTGGACAAGGTGCGCGCCATGTCCCGCGGGTCGAGCGACCCCGACTCGCCGTGGACGAAGTGGTACGACCAGATGGCGGCGAAGACCGTCCTTCGCAACACCCTGAAGCAGAGCCCCAGGTCAGTCGAGGCGGAGAAGGCTCTCGCGCTCGAAGACGCGGCTGAGCAGGGCGTGATCGAGCCCGGCGAGGAGATCGTCGTGGCCAAGCGCGGCCAGCCAGCCCAGGGACGGGTGAGCAGGATGCGAGGCCGGGTTGCGCAGCAGGCAGAGGCGGAACCGACGAACAACGGTCGCGACGAAGAGCCGCCGCCGGATGATCTGCCGTGATCCTGTACGTGATCTACCGCCCGACCACCTCGGACCACTCTGGCAAGTGGGTTGTGCGAAAGCACTACATCCTGCCAGGGGTTCCGGTGGGCGTGCCCGACTCAACCGGAGCGGTGCTGGCCGACACCCTGGAGCAGGCCCGTGCCCAAGTCCCCGCTGGGCTGGAGTGCATCGTGCGGCATCCCGACGACGATCCGGTGATCGAAGAGACTTGGCTGTGATACCATCG
Protein-coding sequences here:
- a CDS encoding recombinase RecT; the protein is MTNGNVEQKDSAITLLRKDVESQIERARALIEPALPKSCDFKQLVAKTLVAIQSTPSLADTNAVSIFWCFVHAAELGLSLDVSSQEAHIIPFEDKKHGRGKRAKLITGYRGLVKLALQHPKVLSVHARAVCEKDKFEYDEGSTPFVVHKRFLGSDHPGEVIAAYAVISLQNGGRIVGVMSRFDVDKVRAMSRGSSDPDSPWTKWYDQMAAKTVLRNTLKQSPRSVEAEKALALEDAAEQGVIEPGEEIVVAKRGQPAQGRVSRMRGRVAQQAEAEPTNNGRDEEPPPDDLP
- a CDS encoding YdaS family helix-turn-helix protein, translating into MELPSAGRMLRDWLVSGRKFGRSQKWLAETLGVKQPTVYRWLSGENRPDTTYRLAIQYLTKGKVKLRAWFYPKETRVAYKFKKEENRKAVGGGCA
- a CDS encoding exonuclease domain-containing protein translates to MLGNVLICDVETTGLDPDSDFVIEIAAVGYNVPNHSVVEAFSCVVSSTDDNKAEAINHIPSAILSLSSKWPTDVWNIANAMSIGCDAVLAHNASFDYQWVEKTVAERLYNLPWIDTCDGITWPKQAKPGSSLISLALEHGLAVVDPHRALSDCLLLARLLTRCAELGHDVQAMLARGLRPQTLVQALVSFEERDKAKELGFHWDSANKRWIRRMPLEDCAALPFSVRPV
- a CDS encoding YqaJ viral recombinase family protein; translated protein: MGLSLAQLKMRRSGITATDISAILGENPWHKPIDVWMDKMGYTPLEKPGGERADMGNAFESAVAQYYKRTQCPTGKHWRIYKPTVTIRSKQCEWALATPDRYVFENDAGVSFISASGLDAMSGKAHHLLEVKLVGPRAMDKWLLRNDEPEVECDADRLPTYVYCQVQWQMFVTEHYKRCDVAAQLGGTSFRVFNIDRDDAFLDHAVKTAERFWARNVVGKATPEPDGSESYKGFLNQTFPDAKVVDLVPAPAEAEQIARSYKDACALKAEADEDRETCSQQLKTIIGSGAGIEGSWGKATWLTSRGQVDYKKLCEALKVPQGTIEKYRGTNRVLRVTMKGEK